The Rhododendron vialii isolate Sample 1 chromosome 6a, ASM3025357v1 genome includes a window with the following:
- the LOC131329916 gene encoding phosphatidylglycerophosphate phosphatase 1, chloroplastic/mitochondrial isoform X1 translates to MRLETMHSTSAAPCPWQVCYYPIPNRYQFHRQPLHLSTKPTTPISSPLNCQTHFRNNPFLTLPSTNSCISDQHRKNPDDKREFSQEFCSSIDENGEINKTQRRKSPEGKEEAEREAKGRSSLSTNMWWADFKGALGQRINLEGVVSSVSVLARDRHLALPHVSVPDIRYIDWDELRSKGFRAVVFDKDNTITVPYSLRLWGPLGSSIERCKSVFGDDIAVFSNSAGLYEFDPDGRKARAVEYAIGIKVIRHGVKKPGGTAEEIEKHFGCESSRLIMVGDRPFTDVVYGNRNGFLTILTEPLSLAEEPFIVKQIRKLEVALVNRWSKRGLKPTSHGLLPDAGCCVKDPPPL, encoded by the exons ATGAGGCTTGAAACTATGCACTCCACCTCGGCTGCCCCATGCCCATGGCAAGTATGCTATTACCCCATCCCTAACCGCTACCAATTCCATCGACAACCTCTTCATCTCTCTACCAAACCAACTACCCCCATTTCTTCACCTCTAAATTGCCAGACCCACTTTAGAAATAACCCTTTCCTCACTCTCCCCTCTACAAACAGTTGCATTAGTGATCAACACAGAAAGAATCCAGATGACAAGCGTGAATTTTCGCAAGAGTTTTGTTCTTCGATCGATGAAAACGGTgaaataaacaaaacccagaGAAGGAAGAGTCCAGAAGGTAAAGAGGAAGCGGAGAGAGAAGCCAAGGGCAGGTCGAGCCTTTCGACAAACATGTGGTGGGCAGACTTCAAAGGAGCGTTGGGGCAGAGGATTAACCTGGAAGGCGTCGTTAGTTCGGTGTCGGTGCTGGCGAGGGACCGGCACCTGGCGCTGCCGCACGTGTCGGTACCGGATATAAGGTACATTGATTGGGATGAGCTGAGGAGCAAGGGTTTTCGAGCTGTCGTGTTTGACAAGGACAACACTATTACTGTTCCTTACTCTTTGAGGTTGTGGGGGCCTCTTGGATCCTCTATTGAACGATGTAAATCGGTTTTCGGTGACGATATCGCCGTGTTCAGCAATTCTGCTG GGTTATATGAGTTTGATCCTGATGGGAGGAAAGCTAGAGCTGTTGAGTATGCTATTGGCATTAAAGTAATAAGGCATG GGGTAAAGAAGCCTGGTGGAACAGCTGAAGAGATCGAAAAACACTTTGGCTGTGAATCATCACGACTCATCATG GTTGGTGATCGTCCCTTCACGGATGTTGTTTACGGGAACAGAAATGGGTTTTTGACTATTTTGACTGAACCATTGAGTCTTGCGGAGGAGCCTTTCATCGTTAAGCAG ATTAGGAAACTTGAAGTTGCTCTTGTGAACCGGTGGTCTAAGAGAGGGTTGAAGCCTACAAGTCATGGGCTACTCCCAGATGCTGGCTGCTGTGTGAAAGATCCGCCACCTTTGTAA
- the LOC131329916 gene encoding phosphatidylglycerophosphate phosphatase 1, chloroplastic/mitochondrial isoform X2, producing MRLETMHSTSAAPCPWQVCYYPIPNRYQFHRQPLHLSTKPTTPISSPLNCQTHFRNNPFLTLPSTNSCISDQHRKNPDDKREFSQEFCSSIDENGEINKTQRRKSPEGKEEAEREAKGRSSLSTNMWWADFKGALGQRINLEGVVSSVSVLARDRHLALPHVSVPDIRYIDWDELRSKGFRAVVFDKDNTITVPYSLRLWGPLGSSIERCKSVFGDDIAVFSNSAGVKKPGGTAEEIEKHFGCESSRLIMVGDRPFTDVVYGNRNGFLTILTEPLSLAEEPFIVKQIRKLEVALVNRWSKRGLKPTSHGLLPDAGCCVKDPPPL from the exons ATGAGGCTTGAAACTATGCACTCCACCTCGGCTGCCCCATGCCCATGGCAAGTATGCTATTACCCCATCCCTAACCGCTACCAATTCCATCGACAACCTCTTCATCTCTCTACCAAACCAACTACCCCCATTTCTTCACCTCTAAATTGCCAGACCCACTTTAGAAATAACCCTTTCCTCACTCTCCCCTCTACAAACAGTTGCATTAGTGATCAACACAGAAAGAATCCAGATGACAAGCGTGAATTTTCGCAAGAGTTTTGTTCTTCGATCGATGAAAACGGTgaaataaacaaaacccagaGAAGGAAGAGTCCAGAAGGTAAAGAGGAAGCGGAGAGAGAAGCCAAGGGCAGGTCGAGCCTTTCGACAAACATGTGGTGGGCAGACTTCAAAGGAGCGTTGGGGCAGAGGATTAACCTGGAAGGCGTCGTTAGTTCGGTGTCGGTGCTGGCGAGGGACCGGCACCTGGCGCTGCCGCACGTGTCGGTACCGGATATAAGGTACATTGATTGGGATGAGCTGAGGAGCAAGGGTTTTCGAGCTGTCGTGTTTGACAAGGACAACACTATTACTGTTCCTTACTCTTTGAGGTTGTGGGGGCCTCTTGGATCCTCTATTGAACGATGTAAATCGGTTTTCGGTGACGATATCGCCGTGTTCAGCAATTCTGCTG GGGTAAAGAAGCCTGGTGGAACAGCTGAAGAGATCGAAAAACACTTTGGCTGTGAATCATCACGACTCATCATG GTTGGTGATCGTCCCTTCACGGATGTTGTTTACGGGAACAGAAATGGGTTTTTGACTATTTTGACTGAACCATTGAGTCTTGCGGAGGAGCCTTTCATCGTTAAGCAG ATTAGGAAACTTGAAGTTGCTCTTGTGAACCGGTGGTCTAAGAGAGGGTTGAAGCCTACAAGTCATGGGCTACTCCCAGATGCTGGCTGCTGTGTGAAAGATCCGCCACCTTTGTAA
- the LOC131329919 gene encoding protodermal factor 1: protein MERERNKQVSLLLLTLVAGLLSQNLLIPVMSITSVDDQKNYYSPDPHAGSPPTPTSSHGSPPHGSGGTPPYHGTPSHGGGGSHGTPPSNCGTPPSGGHHTPTPSPPTGGSSYSPPTYSYSPPTYSTPPTPFVGTPPSTGTPPVTLTPPSIDPGVPTTPTPGISFPTPPFAFDPNSPPFSCNYWRTHPTLIWGVLGFWGTLGSTFGVTSVPGFGSSMSLQQALSNSHTDGIGALYREGTASFLNSMVDRRFPFTTQQVRDNFVGAIGSNKAAGAQARVFKLANEGRLKPRN from the exons atggagagggagagaaacaaaCAGGTTTCTCTGCTACTGCTGACTTTGGTTGCTGGGTTGCTGTCTCAGAACTTGCTCATTCCTGTCATGTCCATAACTAGTGTGGATGATCAAAAGAACTATTACTCCCCAGACCCACATGCAGGAAGCCCCCCAACCCCtacaa GTTCACATGGGAGTCCACCACATGGCTCAGGAGGAACACCACCCTATCATGGGACCCCATCGCATGGCGGCGGAGGTAGCCACGGAACACCACCTTCTAACTGTGGAACCCCACCAAGCGGAGGTCATCATACCCCAACTCCATCCCCTCCTACCGGGGGCAGCAGTTACTCACCTCCAACTTACAGTTACTCACCTCCAACTTATAGCACCCCGCCTACACCTTTCGTTGGAACTCCACCTTCCACCGGAACTCCACCGGTCACCCTAACCCCACCATCCATTGACCCTGGCGTCCCCACCACTCCCACTCCCGGCATCTCATTTCCCACCCCGCCATTTGCTTTTGATCCCAACTCACCACCTTTTTCATGCAA TTACTGGAGGACTCACCCGACGCTGATATGGGGTGTGTTGGGCTTTTGGGGGACGTTGGGCAGTACATTCGGTGTCACAAGCGTTCCAGGGTTCGGATCAAGCATGAGCTTGCAACAAGCACTCTCCAATAGCCACACCGACGGGATTGGGGCACTCTATCGAGAAGGCACGGCCTCTTTCTTGAACTCCATGGTTGATAGGAGGTTCCCTTTCACTACTCAGCAAGTCAGAGACAACTTTGTCGGAGCAATCGGATCAAACAAGGCCGCGGGGGCTCAGGCCCGTGTCTTCAAGCTTGCCAATGAGGGTCGGCTGAAGCCcagaaactga
- the LOC131329917 gene encoding LOW QUALITY PROTEIN: taxadiene 5-alpha hydroxylase (The sequence of the model RefSeq protein was modified relative to this genomic sequence to represent the inferred CDS: inserted 1 base in 1 codon), translating into MFSSMDSNISIYLTCIFSLLVAIVCVIIFAKKKNNEKESKKKLPPGNMGLPWIGETMEFYKAQRTNKLFEEFVQPRIQKYGKIFKTRLMGLPTVGVNGPDTSRFFLSNEFKLVISSWPLSSVQLMGKDSIMEKQGEQHRCLRGIIVSSLSCAGLEAMVPKKCDSVESQLNKFWKNKQQISLYHMTKILTFTIVFECLLGINAEPQMLGIFERVLEGVFLLXIRVPGSKFSRAKKAREEIERVLIDVVREKKREMEGGGGGGAREETLFSRMVAGMMKEKIREEEVVDNMVLLVFAAHDTTSFPIAMTFRMLARHPNCFSLLLQEHEDILSNKRAGEYLTVEDTKKIKYTWQVVRESMRLFPPIFGSFRKAIADIEYEGFIIPKGWKVLWTTYATHYNADYFPDHMAFDPSRFEEPIQPYIFLPFGGGPRICAGHQLAKLNILIFVHFVVTRYNWSLQYPDEPITTDPLPFPSHGMPINIYPQKL; encoded by the exons ATGTTTTCATCAATGGATTCAAACATTAGCATTTATctcacttgtatattttctctCTTGGTTGCAATAGTCTGTGTGATAATTTTTgcgaagaagaaaaataatgaGAAGGAAAGCAAGAAGAAACTTCCACCGGGCAATATGGGGCTTCCATGGATAGGTGAAACAATGGAGTTTTACAAAGCACAACGAACAAACAAATTATTCGAGGAGTTTGTTCAACCCCGGATTCAAAAGTATGGGAAAATCTTCAAAACAAGGCTTATGGGATTGCCGACAGTTGGAGTAAATGGACCAGACACTAGTCGGTTCTTCCTATCGAACGAGTTCAAGTTGGTGATAAGCTCCTGGCCTTTGTCATCAGTTCAATTGATGGGAAAGGATTCAATCATGGAAAAACAAGGGGAACAACACCGGTGCCTTCGCGGGATCATAGTCTCAAGCCTTAGTTGTGCAGGGCTTGAGGCCATGGTGCCCAAGAAATGTGACTCGGTTGAGTCACAATTGaataaattttggaaaaacaaaCAGCAAATTAGTTTATACCATATGACTAAGATTTTGACGTTTACAATTGTGTTTGAGTGCTTGCTAGGGATCAATGCGGAGCCACAAATGTTGGGGATATTTGAGAGAGTGTTGGAAGGTGTTTTTCTCC TTATTAGGGTTCCTGGTTCGAAGTTTTCTAGGGCCAAGAAAGCGAGAGAGGAGATCGAAAGGGTGTTGATCGATGTAGTGAGGGAGAAGAAGAGGGAGatggaaggaggaggaggaggaggagcgaGAGAAGAGACGTTATTTTCTCGGATGGTGGCCGGGATGATGAAAGAGAAGATTAGGGAGGAAGAGGTGGTTGACAATATGGTGTTGCTTGTTTTTGCGGCTCATGACACTACCTCTTTTCCCATTGCCATGACGTTTAGGATGCTGGCTCGCCACCCAAATTgcttctctcttctccttcaaG AACATGAAGATATATTAAGCAACAAAAGAGCAGGTGAGTATCTGACAGTGGAAGACACAAAGAAGATCAAGTATACCTGGCAAGTAGTTCGAGAGAGCATGCGTCTGTTCCCTCCCATATTTGGTTCATTCAGAAAAGCCATCGCTGACATTGAATATGAAGGATTTATCATCCCTAAAGGATGGAAG GTTCTGTGGACTACTTATGCTACACACTACAATGCGGACTACTTCCCAGACCACATGGCTTTCGATCCAAGTCGCTTTGAGGAACCGATACAGCCCTACATTTTTCTACCATTTGGCGGAGGGCCAAGAATATGCGCAGGGCACCAATTGGCTAAGTTAAACATCCTCATCTTCGTTCATTTCGTTGTAACCCGTTACAATTGGTCACTCCAATATCCGGACGAACCAATCACCACGGACCCCCTTCCATTTCCGTCCCATGGAATGCCCATAAACATTTATCCCCAAAAGTTGTAA
- the LOC131328525 gene encoding uncharacterized protein LOC131328525, producing the protein MHKHKDNSSQVQLISVKGIPKLTNFNQRFYYLACSLCNRASNAYEDHELWCNYCSQRVPPLARVKFNIEVSDPTASIEATIFPEIAEQFYSITGANIDTTEPNVPLSPELLDQLAEPKRCNVTLKAYMNTYAGISQCKFNVYSMSAIPLPTLDDQQNLRQPLALPPPRPIKNEKSVTASASSPPAKEIPGKKRKLN; encoded by the exons ATGCACAAACACAAGGACAA CTCATCACAAGTCCAACTCATTAGTGTGAAAGGCATACCAAAACTCACCAATTTCAATCAACGGTTCTATTACCTTGCTTGCTCACTATGCAACAGAGCATCGAATGCATATGAAGATCATGAACTCTGGTGCAATTACTGTTCCCAACGAGTTCCACCACTAGCAAG GGTTAAGTTCAACATTGAGGTCAGCGATCCAACAGCATCGATCGAGGCAACAATCTTCCCAGAAATTGCTGAGCAATTCTACAGCATTACGGGAGCCAACATAGACACAACTGAACCTAAT GTACCACTCTCGCCCGAGCTCCTTGACCAGCTTGCTGAACCCAAGAGATGCAACGTCACACTCAAAGCTTACATGAACACCTATGCTGGAATTTCGCAGTGCAAGTTCAATGTCTATTCAATGTCTGCCATACCACTGCCAACACTGGATGACCAACAAAATCTTCGACAACCACTGGCCCTACCTCCTCCAAGACCaatcaaaaacgaaaaaagtgtCACTGCATCAGCATCTTCCCCCCCAGCCAAAGAAATTCCAGGCAAAAAACGCAAGCTGAACTGA